In one window of Meleagris gallopavo isolate NT-WF06-2002-E0010 breed Aviagen turkey brand Nicholas breeding stock chromosome 4, Turkey_5.1, whole genome shotgun sequence DNA:
- the LOC104910763 gene encoding platelet-derived growth factor receptor alpha-like yields MMVDSTFYNKIKSGYRMAKPDHATNEVYEIMVKCWNSEPEKRPSFYHLSEIVESLLPGEYKKSYEKIHLDFLKSDHPAVTRMRGDCDNAYIGVTYKNEDKLKDRESGFDEQRLSADSGYIIPLPDIDPVSEDELGKRNRHSSQTSEESAIETGSSSSTFIKREDETIEDIDMMDDIGIDSSDLVEDSFL; encoded by the exons ATGATGGTTGACTCCACTTTCTACAATAAGATAAAGAGTGGCTACCGAATGGCAAAACCTGATCATGCAACCAATGAAGT GTATGAGATCATGGTAAAGTGCTGGAACAGTGAACCAGAGAAAAGACCTTCATTTTACCATTTGAGTGAAATCGTGGAGAGCTTGTTGCCTGGAGAGTACAAAAAG agcTACGAGAAGATTCACCTGGACTTCCTGAAAAGTGATCACCCAGCTGTCACTCGAATGAGAGGGGACTGTGACAATGCTTACATTGGTGTCACCTACAAGAATGAAGACAAGTTAAAGGATAGAGAGAGCGGATTTGATGAGCAGAGGCTGAGCGCTGACAGTGGGTACATCATCCCCCTGCCTGACATTGACCCTGTTTCTGAAGATGAGCTTGGCAAAAGGAACAGGCACAG ttcaCAGACATCTGAAGAAAGTGCCATTGAAACTGGTTCCAGTAGCTCTACTTTTATCAAGAGAGAGGATGAGACCATTGAGGACATTGACATGATGGATGACATCGGGATTGACTCCTCGGATCTGGTAGAGGACAGCTTCCTGTAA